From Tachypleus tridentatus isolate NWPU-2018 chromosome 8, ASM421037v1, whole genome shotgun sequence, a single genomic window includes:
- the LOC143222337 gene encoding sorting nexin-29-like, with protein MSDEGEDPYLLERQALVSHLLDAVKQCQIRFGGRGELATETDSRVVCLCAQFEAVLQHGLRKNNKRLSAIRHMTDMVKGLNVKHPDSEPTFWHFLRNHLNKHEYERYMLLKNISSDIGRGRAWLRSALNEHSLERNMHMFLADTSVISQYYENWAFLADEERSSMLPTMAAGLGSVLFAINIDNPDLNASRTIVQKEPQLSSAESQHVKLNIEPLPVVVKSVGRVPGELYCCLK; from the exons gtGAAGACCCTTACCTGTTAGAGCGCCAGGCTCTGGTTTCACATCTTTTAGATGCTGTTAAACAG TGTCAGATAAGATTTGGTGGAAGAGGAGAGCTAGCTACAGAGACAGACAGCAG AGTAGTGTGTCTTTGTGCCCAGTTTGAAGCAGTACTTCAACATGgtttaagaaaaaacaataaacgtcTGTCTGCTATCAG GCATATGACAGATATGGTTAAAGGATTGAATGTGAAACACCCAGATTCTGAACCAA CATTTTGGCACTTTCTTCGTAACCACTTGAACAAACACGAGTATGAAAGATACATGCTGTTGAAAAACATATCAAGTGATATTGGTAGAGGCCGGGCATGGCTAAGATCTGCATTGAACGAACACTCTTTGGAACGAAACATGCATATGTTTCTTGCAGACACTTCTGTTATTAG TCAGTATTATGAAAACTGGGCTTTCTTAGCTGATGAAGAAAGAAGCAGCATGTTACCTACCATGGCTGCAG GTTTGGGATCTGTTTTATTTGCCATAAACATTGATAATCCTGACTTGAACGCTTCTCGCACCATTGTACAGAAAGAGCCACAACTATCTTCTGCTGAATCGCAGCATGTGAAACTCAACATAGAACCGCTGCCTGTTGTTGTAAAATCTGTTGGACGAGTTCCAGGTGAGTTGTACTGTTGTCTGAAATAA